ACAGCCGGGCGTAAAGACGGGTCAGATAACCGCTGGCAATGCTGCCAAAGTCAGCCGCCAGAAACGGTAGCCAGGCAAACATGGCAATATGTTTTAAATCCATGCCACGCTCGTTTGCCAAATACAGTGGCACCCAGAAACTCAACATGGCCCAGGCGGGTTCTGCCATAAACGCCGGAATCGCAATGCCGTAGAAGCGGCGGTTTTTGAGTACCCCCTTCAGCGCAGTAAGAAATGGCTGCCTTACCGGCACCGGCTCATTATCCTGACAAATAAACGCGCGCTCTTCCTCGCTCAGCGCCGGGTGTTTATCCGGGTCATGGTAGAACAGCCACCACAGCACCACCCATAACATCGCCAGCACCCCGGCGAACAAAAACGCACCCTGCCAGCCAAAAATGGAATGAGCGGCCACGATAATGGGGGGAGCCAGCATCGCACCGATAGAAAACCCCACCCCGGCCCAGCCTGCTGCAATCGGCCGCTCTTTGCGGGGAAACCATTCGCCGATAGTCTTGGCATTTGCCGGTGTTGCCGCTGCCTCCGCGCCCCCCATCATGAAACGCAAAATGGCCAGATGAACCCAGCTCGCGGCCCCGGCATGTAACAAACACATCAGCGCCCAGATAATGGCGCAGAACATAAAACCCAGTTTTAAACCAATAACATCAATCAGCCAGCCACATAACGGCTGAAAAAAGGTGTAAGCCAGTTGAAATGCCCCGACAATCCACGAATATTGTTCGGTGGTAATGTGAAGTTCTGTTTTTAATTCAGGAGCCAGAATACCCAGTGAATTGCGGGTGATGTAATTCACCGTCACACCAAACAGAAATAACGCCAATATCCACCAGCGTAATGACTTGATGTGTATTTTCTTCTTAACAGCGGGAGAGGAATTAACGTCGAGACTCATGGCTATCTCCTTGCAGCAGATAACGGTGAAACCCTAAGGGGCGTCACCATCCTGATGTTCTAATTTTCATAGGGTTATGAATCATTTTTATCGTGTCATGGTGTTCGTTTCCGTCGTGATTCGCCGGAATATCGCCACCAATCCAGCCTAGGAAAATTGAAAAGCCGGAGATACTCACTTTTTTGCAACTTTTTTCATGCTAGGGTGTGTCCCGTAACTGTTTTTTGTACAATCAGGGACATGATTTTGCCACAAAAAGTACTTCAATTTGGCTCGTTACGATTTTCCCGATGATGCATGGGCGCTGATTTCTCCCATGCTGCCGCCTGAAAGAGGCTCTTCCAGAGGCGGCCGTCCTTACTTTGCTCACCGGCATGTCATGAATGGCATATTTTGGGTGCTTTGCTCCGGCGCACCGTGGCGGGATTTACCTGAGCGTTATGGTCAATGGAAAACGATTTACAACCGCTTTAACCGGTGGTCTAAAGCCGGAGTAATAAACAGTATTTTCAATAAATTACTCCAGATTCTGGATGAGGGCGCACTGATTGACTGGGATGTTATCGCGCTGGATGGCAGTAACGTTCGCGCCCTGAAAGCGGCCGCTGGTGCGAAAAAAAACATCCCGATGAACACGAGGACCATGGGCTGGGTCGCTCACGCGGCGGCTTTGGCACCAAAATCCATCTGGCGACAGATGGCACAGGATTACCGCTAAGTTTTTGCCTGAGCGGTGGACAGGCCCACGAAAGCCGGTATGCGGAAACGTTGCTTAACCGCGTCGGGATTATCCGAAGAAGTGGGCATCTGAAATCGCGTCCGAAAGCGGTACTGGCGGATAAGGGTTACTCAAGTAACAGCCTCCGCATTCATTTGAAAATAAAGGGAATAAAAGTGGTAATTCCGTTTAAATCGAATGAGAAAGCCAGTCAGGACAGACGTCGGCCCCTCGACAGAGGCCTGTACAAAAAACGCAATGTCGTGGAGCGCTGCTTTGCGATACTCAAAGAAAATCGTCGTATCGCTACACGCTCGGAAAAAACAGCCAGAAACTACCTGAGTATGCTAAAGCTGGGGGCGATCAGGTTATTTTTGAAGCGGTTGTTAAGTTAAGGGACACAGCCTAGTGTCAAAACAGGCCGATTTATCGCCGCCATCACGCGATAAATCGGCATTGTGATGGCTATGAAAATTTTTTCACGCGCCAAATTGAACGGGATCACAAAATGAAGAAAAACCTCAGAATTCATGATATCGCCATGCAAACCGGTTTTTCCGTCAGTACAGTTTCCCGTGTATTGGCAGGCAAATCCAACACCAGCGATACCGCCCGCACCCGTATTCTGAGTGCCGCACGGCAATATGGTGTGATGGATAATCTGGCCACAGGCCGGATGTTGCTAAATAGCCTGACCGTGTTCGCCCCTGAACGCGCCTTTAACCGGCGGACAGACATTTTCTATCACAACGTGCTGGAGGGCATTCTTGATGCGCTGAAGCCGCACGACGTGCGGTTGCGTTACTGCGGGCTTGCGGAAAACAACAGTGATGTGGCGCTGTTTCTGGAGAAAATGTCAGCGGATGATACCGAAGGCGCAATCCTGATTGGCATTGATGACCCCTATATTCATACGCTGGCCGCCGAGCTGGGCAAGCCCTGCATACTGATTAATTGCCTCGACCATAAAATGCGCCTGTCCGGCGTCTCTCCGGCTCATCAGCTGATTGGTGAGTTTGCCGCTAACTACCTGATAGAACAGGGGCATCGTCAGTTACTGACGCTGTTATGCCTGCGGCGTTATACCATGGAGTGGCGGCTGGCTGGGGTGCGCGAGGCCTATCAGCAACACAATCTGCCCTTTAGCGAAGCGTTTAACTTGCTCACCCCCGGTGGTTTTGGTGCGGAACAAGCCCGGTATGCCGTCAGTGATTTTCTGTCGCACTGCCCGCCGGATAAACGCCCAACCGCAATTCTGGCCGGCGGCGATTTTATGGCCTCAGGCGCGATTGAAGCCCTGCGCCAGGCTGGGTGGCGAGTGCCACACGATATTTCTGTCATGAGTATGGACGGTGAAAATCTGGCGGCAATACACGATATTCCGCTCACCTCGGTGTTGGTTCCTCGTGAGGAACTGGGGCGCGAAGCAGTGCGATTGTTACAGTCTCAGTTGATGCAGCCCGGCAGAAGTGCCGGTCATATGCTGCTTAACGGCACGCTGGTCATTCGGGATTCGGTAAAACGCATTCGTCCAAGCCCGCGCCACGCCACCGTGCAAGACACCGATTTGTATGACACCACAGAGCGCGGATAGCGGCCTGCAAGCAGACAGCGTGCCGCAGGCCTGTTACTCACCATAAGCAGATAGTATTACTGGCGAGCAGCATTAAGAATTAACTGACCATTGCTATCAATGGGAATACGGGTGCCGGGATCGCTATCCATACGGATTTTCCCTTCACGATCGCCAATTTTGTAGCTGACGTCGTAACCCAGCACCTTCTGTGACTTGTCATAAACGGTCTGGCAGCGCGGTTGCGTCGCGCGATAAGTATCACTCTCTTGCATGCTGCCCTGAACCTGATTACCGGCGTAACCACCGGCCAGCGCCCCCGCCACCGTTGCCACATCTCGCCCATGGCCACCGCCAATTTGATGCCCCAGCACGCCGCCCGCCACCGCGCCCAGCAGCGATCCGGCCAGCCGGTTTTCATCCTGCACCGGTTGACGGTGCGTGACCGTCACATTGTGGCATTCCTGACGCGGCATTTTGACGGTTTCTTTGATAGGGGTTGCTGTCAGTACCTGTGCGAACTGCGGCCTGGAGGCAAACACATCCAGACTGGCTATCGCAGCAACACCCAATGCTGACGCCATGCCGATCCCCACACCCGCTAGCATTGATTTGTTCACAGGAAACCTCCTGAATAAATAATCACGCATTTTTTATCGCCGCCCACCTGCTGATACAGGGTAGCGCGATAGTCTTCCCCACCAGAGTCATGCGATAGCTGATGAACCGGCATACCCCATCACCTGATACCGTGAAGTCTGCCTAATCACTCAAAAGGGCTCAATCAGATTCCTCCCCCAAAGCCGTTCTTTTGCTGACAAACGCACCACCTTTGAGAATTCTCTGACCGGAACTTTTTAATCAGAACATTACGCTTAATAAGCTATATTTTACGAAATTTAAAATTGACGGCTTTTTATTTATGGCGAGATGCACCCGTCTGAGCAACATCCGCCGGGCATAAGCCCAGCGGAGATGCATGACAGCGATGCTTTTTAAAGCGGAAAATCAGCCGGTGTGGCGCACTGATTGCTCATTAATGATGAGCGATACCATTTTCGTGCGAACTATCACATTAAGAAAAAGATTAGTGCAGTTTAAGCCGAGGGCGGATCACCCGGTTAATACTGCCAACCAGCATCATCAGGCCGGTTTTGATGTAGCCATGTAACGCTATCTGGTGCATGCGATACAGCGAGATATACACAAAGCGCGCAATACGCCCTTCCACCATCACCGAGCCACGCATCAGGTTGCCCATCAGGCTGCCAACGGTACTGAATTTAGACAGTGACACCAGTGACCCGTGGTCTTTATACACGTAGGGCTTGAGTGGCTGATTATTGAGCAGCGCCAGAATATTGCTGTAACAGCGCGATGCCATCTGGTGTGCGGCCTGAGCGCGCGGCGGAACAAAGCCCCCACCCGGCTGCGGGCACGACGCACAGTCACCTATCGCGAAAATCGCCGGGTCACGCGTTGTCTGCAACGTCGGTTCGACCACCAACTGATTGATACGGTTGGTTTCCAGCCCGGCAATCTCTTTCATTGCATCAGCCGCTTTGATACCGGCAGCCCACACCATCAGGTCAGCATCGATAAACTCACCATCCTTGGTATTCAGCCCGCCGGGGGCAGCACTCGTCACCATGGTTTTCGTCAACACCCTGACGCCGAGATTGGTCAGCTCATGGTGCGCAGCCGCAGAAATACGCGGTGGCAGGGCCGGGAGAATACGTTCACCAGCTTCCACCAGTGTGACATTCAGTGCCTGGTTACTCAGCCCGTCAAAACCGTAGCTGTGCAACTGCTTAACCGCGTTATGGAGCTCGGCGGATAACTCCACCCCGGTCGCGCCACCACCGACAATGGCGATATTCACTTTCTCTTTCTCGCCCTGCGAGGCGGAGAATTTCAGGAACAGGTTGAGCATTTCATTGTGGAAGCGGCGCGCCTGTTTCGGGTTATCAAGGAAAATGCAGTGATCTTTGACACCCGGTGTGCCGAAATCATTCGATGTGCTGCCTAGCGCAACCACCAGAATGTCGTAGGCAAGCGAGCGGGCGGCGACCAGCAACTCACCCTGCTCATCACGGATTTCCGCCAGCTGGATGGTCTGCTGTTCACGGTCAATATCGGTCAGCATCCCCAACTGGAAATTAAAATGATGATTACGCGCATGAGCCAGATAGCTCAACGCATCCATGTCATCATCCAGTGAACCGGTTGCCACCTCGTGCAGCAGCGGCTTCCACAGGTGGCTATGGTTACGATCCACCAGCGTGATGTCTGCTTTCTTTTTACGGCCAAGTTTATGCCCCAGACTGGTTGCCAGTTCCAGCCCACCGGCACCGCCGCCGACAATCACGATTTTCTTGGTTGGCAATGATGTCAAAATGACCCCCTGAAATTTTGTGAACCAATAGTTAATAAAGGGTAAAAAATAATATCCTTATATTACATAAGGTTATGAAAACAAAGAGTGGATATCTGCCATGAGAATACCATGCAAGGTCATTTGGTCATACCAAATTTGATTTATATCAATTTAATTTAGTTACAGATCGTCAGGCAGCACAAAAATACATTTAAATACAAAACGTTAAAAAAAGGCCCCACAGGGCCATCAGGGAGACGCTGCCGGACGACTTACCGGGTCCGGCAGCCAAAGACAGGTTAACCTAGCGCTTTGAAGGCTTTGATACGCTGCAAATGAGGGGAGAGATCGCGGAATTTGTGGCTGGCAGCATCATTCCAGATAACTTCATAGTATTCGCCCAGCAGTCTGGCGCTGCGCGGGTTATCCAGCACCTCATCGTGACGAGACAACACGACCAGACAGCGATCGCGGTTTTTCTCCCGAAAGTTCTCCACGCACTTGGTGGCGATGTCGGCATACTCTTCCGGGCGGTCAATCTTGCCCGCCATATTTTCTTGCGGGAACAGATTCGGATTAAACATCACCTGACGGATATCACACAAAAACCCGATTCGCTCGGCCCAAAACCCACCGAGCCCTACGCCGCAAATCAGCGGGCAGTCATCAGTGCAGGACTGTAGCATCCTGTCAACTTCACGCAACAGGTGTTGCATGTCATGGCGCGGATGCAGCGTACTGTAACTCTGTAGCCGAACATCCGGGTCAATGAACTGCAACTGCAACACTTTTTCATGATTACCCGGACTGCTTGAATCAAAACCGTGCAAATAGATGATCATTATGCCTTCTCCCAGCGTCATGTTGCGGGTGAGTTAACCAGCCGCCTTATGCGCCTGCCAACGCTCACTCAGTGCGGTCAACTGTGCATGCGCCTGCTTCCAGCGCGGCGAGCCCAGTAATTCCTTACGCACTATCCCACCCTGATGGTAAAGCGTCTCAAGCCCCGGGACATTGACCGGCGACAGATTATCCAACACGCTGATTGCCCCCTGTCGCTGGTTACACACCAGAATCATATCGCACCCGGCATCACGCGCAGCCTGAGCACGTTCGGCATAACTCCCCAGCATCGCCGCCCCTTCCATCGACAGGTCGTCAGAAAAGATAATGCCATCAAACCCCAGTTCCTGACGCAGCACCTGCCGCAGCCAGTAAGGTGAACCGCTGGCCGGGCGCGGGTCGGCATCGGTATAAATGACGTGCGCGGGCATCACCGCATCCAGTTGCTTTCGGGCTATCAGTTCACGGAACACCCGCATATCGCGTTCGCGTATCTGCGCCAGCGGTCGCGCATCACGCGGGGTTTCTTTATGCGAATCTGCACTCACTGCGCCATGACCGGGAAAATGTTTCCCGGTCGCTTTCATACCGGCACTGTGCATCCCCTGAATAAAATGTTCAGCCACCACCAGCAGCGTGTCCGGGTCATCATGAAAAGACCTGTCGCCAATCGCCGCACTTTGATGACCCACATCCAGCACCGGGGCGAAACTGATATCGATATCCATGCTGATCATTTCAGCCGCCATCAGCCATCCGGCATCTTGTGCCAGTTGCCGGGCCTGCGCCAGCGGGTTGAGTGCGGCAAAGGATTGTGCGGCCGGCAAGGCGGTGAAGCCATGGCGAAAACGCTGCACCCGGCCGCCTTCCTGATCGACCGCCACCACCAGTCGCTCGCGCGACGCGGCACGAATCTGGCGCACCAGTTCAGCCAGTTGATCCGCATCGTGGAAATTACGGCTAAACAAAATCACGCCGCCAACCAGCGGGTGCTCCAGCACTTCTCTATCTTCAGCATCCAGTTCATAACTGGCGACATCTAACATTAACGGGCCCACGACTCTCCCCTCTCTTTTTTCAGCGCAAACGCTGATTGCATAAACGTGTGACGCAGAAACGAGGCTACTGTTGCCAGTGGTCTGCCATCTGCCGGTAAATCTCTTCGCCACTCTGCTGCCAGCGTACTTCACACCACATCAACACCAGGTAATCGACAACGTCATACCAGCCGATAACGTGGCGCAGCAACCGCGCGGGCGTCAGGCCCGGCCAGCAGGCACAGTAGTGGTGTAAAAAATCCTGCTGCTGTTGCCGGGATAACCCGGCAGAGCGAAATAGCAGCGCCAGCTCCAGGGCAATATCGCCATCAGCGGCATATTCCCAGTCAATCAGGCGATAACCGGAGGCCGTCGCCACCAGATTACCGGCATGAACATCTAAATGTAGCGGTGCGATATGCAATGGCGCGGGCAAGCGTCGTGTCGTGATGCGCTGGTAAGCGCGCCGAAGTTTAGGCGTGCGCCGGCCCGGAGCCATATTCTGCCAGTGCTGCTCCAGCAGGCGCGTCAGGGGTAGCGGATAACCATAACGTGGCCGATGATGTAATTCGGCCAGCCGTGTTGCCAGCCCGCCGTCATGCAACCAGGCAAAAAACTGTACCCTGTTCAGAACCTCGCCTGACAGCCACTCCACCAGCAGCCAGCCATCACGCCAGCACAGCGCTCGCGGCACAATCCCTTGTAAATGTCGCAGTACCCGGAACTCGCGTTGCCGGGCAATGCCCATCTGCCGCCCCTGTGCCGTTTCACCGCGAGCCAGCCAGTTTCCTGCCTCACAGTCGATACGCCAGCTCTGATTGCTAAGCCCGCCGAGCGGCTGCAACTTAAACCCGCCGCTCACGACCGCCGGGAATACCTGTTGCAACACAGCGTGAAGCCTGTCACTAGAGGCTGACACTGCCATTACCTGACCAGACAATTTCTCCGGTTTGCACCAGCATCAATTGCATCGATAACTGCGGTGACTTCACCTCACCGCTGGCATCGGCATACAACACATACTGCGCGCCGACATACCGGGCCAGCCCCACTGCCTTGCTGCGCGACTCCAGGCTATCTTCTTCAGATAACCCCAGTGATTGACGGGCCGCGCCTACCTGCTCATGGGACACCAGCGTAAACACCCCGGCCGACGCCAGTGCGTTATACAGTTCATTGGTTGCCTGTGCCGTCTGCAATGACCCATTGGTGTTATTTTTCAGTTTGTTGACAAGCAACATACTGCCTTTCGCCACCCCCTGCGTTTTCACCATCTGCGCCACCAGCGGCGCGGCGGCGGCCGACCAATTCAGCACCTGTACCTGTATTTTCGGCGGCACCGGCAGCGGCTGGCTTTGTGCTGGCGGCGTGACCGGTTTTGGCGGCGTTGGCACTGACGGCACAGCGGGTTCAATGCTCACCGGCGGTAGCTCCGTTTGTGGCGCACGGGTCGAACACCCGGCCATCACCAGCGCCATCAGCACCACGCCAAGATATTTTTTCATCTCACTCCTCGCAATTGCATCTCGGGTCTGTCTCTCAGAGAAAAAGGTAAAGCCGCACCTGGCGGGCAGATGGAGCCACCCGCGATGCCGTGACGTCAACTTCAGCATAGGCAGGCACCACCACTGTTTGAACCGGTGACACCGGCATCACCTCCAGCCCTTGCTGATCGTACCAATAGAACCGGCAGGAGACGGTGACGGGGTGGGCGGATGCATTATGAATACGGGCTGATACCTGTTGACCGGTCGGGGTCGAGCGCCATGCTGGTTCTGATACCGTGATGCCTGCGGCAACCACCGAGGCATCCAGCACCCGTGTTTGTGCGGGGTTGATAGCCAGCGAGGCGGTTTTACTGCAACCTGCCAGCATCAGCCCTATTAGTGACAGGGCAAAAAGACGCATGACCACGATTAACTGGCCAGCAGTGGCCCCAGCGGGCGACCACCCAGCAGGTGCATATGAATGTGATACACCTCTTGCCCGCCATGACGATTGCAATTAATTACCAGTCGATAGCCGTCTTGTGCGATCCCTTCCTGACGCGCAATCTTCCCGGCAACGGTTATCATGCGGCCCAATGCGGCTTCGTGTTCTGCGCTTGCCTCATTGACCGTGGGAATTAACACATTAGGGATGATCAAAATATGTGTCGGAGTACGCGGGGCAATATCACGAAAGGCCGTGACCAGTTCATCCTGATAAACGATATCAGCAGGGATTTCACGGCGGATAATTTTACTAAAAATAGTTTCTTCGGCCATAACAGAGTTCCTTTAAAAGGATCGCAATATGCGATACGGGGTGCAGTATGAGTGATAAATCCGATACTTTTCAACCCTGAATGCCCGCGCACGCGCGCATCCGTCAAGGCGGCTTAACACACTCAAAACGCCCCGCCCATCCGAAAGCAGGCACATCATGCTGGCGAAAAATCCTCATGCGCCATGCCAAGCGAACATCCGGCCTCGACTATTTTGCGCCATTCGCCATCAGAAATGGCAATACCGTGTAACTGGCGTTGCTGCTCTGCCAGGCGCTCAGGCTCACCGGCCAGCAGAATAGGGTTATCAGGATGTTGCGCACGTGATGCCCGTACATACTCCAGCATCGCCTCATATTCCTGCCGCAGCCAGCTCATCGTCACCAGTTTTGACGGGTCAATCAAAATGGTGGTCATGTTGTTAACAATAGCGCCTTCACGCGGGTTTGCCGGGTGGATAGTGCCGCCGCCAGAGAGGATGCCGGCCAGCAACTCTGCGGCCAAAATCAGGCCGCCGCCCTTGTGACGGGCGATGGGCAGCAGGGCTCCGGCCGGCTCCTCTTCCCACATTACGCGTGGGTCGGCGCTCGGCTGACCGTGGTTATCCAGCATCACCGGTTCATCAAACGTATTGCCCGCAAGCCAGGCCACTCGCGTTTTTCCCAGCGCTACCATGCTGGTGGCAAAGTCCAGAATAAAATCAGGGTGCGTTTCGCTGCCGGGAAACGCAATACAAACCGGATTCGTACCAAAACGTGCATCGCTGCCGCCAAAAGGGGCGACCAGGGGCGCGATATCACTGACATTGACAAAATGAATCGCAATCAGCCCGGCGGCGGCAGCCATTTCGCCATAGGTACCAATACGGCCAAGATGGCAGGTCGAGGAGAGTGTCATCAGGCAGACACCGGTGCTTTTGACGCGATCCATCGCCGCCTGCATCGCTTCACGGCCCGTACGCTGCCCAAACCCTCTGTCACCGCTAAATTGTAAGATGGCTCCACCATCCTGTAACAGCCGGGCTGGCGTATTAGGGTGCATAACGCCCTGCGCGATAAACTGCACGTACTCCGGTAGCATGCCGACACCGTGGCTGTCGTGCCCTTTGAGATTGGCCGCGACCAAATGACGAGTGACCACCTCGGCTTCATCCTGTTCGCACCCGACGTGGCGCAACAGGTTATACGTGATTTGTGTTAAACGACTGGCTGAAATCTGCATACCTTTCCCTTAGAACAGCATTCGGCTGTTATGTGTGTTTATGAACACAGCTTGTGATTCGTGCATTCTGTTTTTGGCCAACAGGCGTATTGGCATACTCACGAGTTATGCCAGAGTGCACTGCATCAAGCGGTATCCTACTGCCGAATCTCATCGCAGGGGAAACGATTCTGCGATGCTGGCGGGTATTTTCAGACCATAAAAAAAGGGGCCGAAGCCCCTTCTGACACCGAATAATCTCTCAGCAATGACGCTGACAAATTGTTAGTGCTGACGAATATAGTCATCCATATCGGTTTTCAGGTTATCCGATCTGGTGCCGAAGATAGCCTGCACACCAGAACCGGCGACAACCACACCTGCGGCACCCAGTCTCTTCAGTGCGGCCTGATCGACGCGGGAGACGTCGCCCACGCTGACACGCAGGCGGGTGATGCACGCATCCAGATTGGTGATGTTATCTTTGCCACCGAACGCGGAAACCAGTGAGGCCGCCATTTCAGAGCCACCCTGCGCAGTCTGCTCAGAGGCAGACTCTTCGCGGCCCGGCGTTTTCAGATTCAGTTTGGCAATCAGCACGCGGAACACGGTGTAGTACACTGCGGCATAGCACAGACCGACTATCGGGAACAGCCACAGCTTGCTGCCGTTACCACTCAGTACCACGAAGTCTATCAGACCGTGTGAGAAGCTGGTGCCATCACGCATCCCAAGCAGAATACAGATAGGGAATGCCAGACCGGCCAGCACAGCGTGGATGACATACAGAATCGGTGCGACGAAGATGAAGGAAAACTCGATAGGCTCGGTAATACCAGTCAGGAAGGCCGTCAGCGCAGCGGAGATCATGATGCCGCCCACTTTGGCGCGATTTTCCGGTTTAGCCGAATGCCAGATAGCCAGTGCTGCGGCCGGCAGACCATACATCTTGAACAGGAAGCCGCCAGACAGTTTACCCGCCGTCGGGTCACCTGCCATATAACGCGGAATATCACCGTGGAACACCTGACCTGCCGCGTTGGTAAATTCACCCACCTGCATCTGGAACGGCACATTCCAGATATGGTGCAAGCCAAACGGCACCAGGCTACGTTCAACAATGCCGTAGATACCGAACGCCAGCACCGGATTTTGGTAAGCCGCCCATTGGGAGAAAGCCTGAATCGCACTCC
This sequence is a window from Dickeya aquatica. Protein-coding genes within it:
- the ptsG gene encoding PTS glucose transporter subunit IIBC; translation: MFKNAFANLQKVGKSLMLPVSVLPIAGILLGVGSANFSWLPAVVSSVMAQAGDSVFANMPLIFAIGVALGFTNNDGVSALAAVVAYGIMVKTMAVVAPLVLHMSPSDIASSHMADTGVLGGIIAGAIAAYMFNRFYRIQLPEYLGFFAGKRFVPIISGLTAIIIGVALSFIWPPVGSAIQAFSQWAAYQNPVLAFGIYGIVERSLVPFGLHHIWNVPFQMQVGEFTNAAGQVFHGDIPRYMAGDPTAGKLSGGFLFKMYGLPAAALAIWHSAKPENRAKVGGIMISAALTAFLTGITEPIEFSFIFVAPILYVIHAVLAGLAFPICILLGMRDGTSFSHGLIDFVVLSGNGSKLWLFPIVGLCYAAVYYTVFRVLIAKLNLKTPGREESASEQTAQGGSEMAASLVSAFGGKDNITNLDACITRLRVSVGDVSRVDQAALKRLGAAGVVVAGSGVQAIFGTRSDNLKTDMDDYIRQH
- a CDS encoding malate/lactate/ureidoglycolate dehydrogenase; translation: MQISASRLTQITYNLLRHVGCEQDEAEVVTRHLVAANLKGHDSHGVGMLPEYVQFIAQGVMHPNTPARLLQDGGAILQFSGDRGFGQRTGREAMQAAMDRVKSTGVCLMTLSSTCHLGRIGTYGEMAAAAGLIAIHFVNVSDIAPLVAPFGGSDARFGTNPVCIAFPGSETHPDFILDFATSMVALGKTRVAWLAGNTFDEPVMLDNHGQPSADPRVMWEEEPAGALLPIARHKGGGLILAAELLAGILSGGGTIHPANPREGAIVNNMTTILIDPSKLVTMSWLRQEYEAMLEYVRASRAQHPDNPILLAGEPERLAEQQRQLHGIAISDGEWRKIVEAGCSLGMAHEDFSPA